The following coding sequences lie in one Syngnathoides biaculeatus isolate LvHL_M chromosome 16, ASM1980259v1, whole genome shotgun sequence genomic window:
- the sumo2b gene encoding small ubiquitin-related modifier 2, giving the protein MADEKPKEGVKTEGSEHINLKVAGQDGSVVQFKIKRHTALSKLMKAYCDRQGLSMRQIRFRFDGQPINETDTPSQLEMEDEDTIDVFQQQTGGAI; this is encoded by the exons ATGGCTGATGAGAAACCCAAG GAAGGAGTGAAGACTGAAGGTAGTGAACACATCAACCTGAAGGTGGCAGGACAGGATGGATCCGTGGTGCAGTTCAAGATCAAAAGGCACACGGCACTcagcaaacttatgaaggcctACTGCGATAGGCAG gGACTGTCGATGAGGCAAATCCGGTTCAGATTTGATGGACAGCCGATAAATGAGACAGACACACCATCACAG ttggaAATGGAAGATGAAGACACGATTGATGTGTTTCAACAACAGACTGGAGGAGCGATTTAA